From the genome of Triticum aestivum cultivar Chinese Spring chromosome 3B, IWGSC CS RefSeq v2.1, whole genome shotgun sequence, one region includes:
- the LOC123069169 gene encoding B-box zinc finger protein 22 — protein MKVLCSACEAPEARVLCCADEAALCARCDRDVHDANRLAGKHHRLPLLSAASNPPAVSAPNCDICQEGHAYFFCVEDRALLCRSCDVAVHTANAFVSAHRRFLLTGVQVSLEPDEQEEPVPEPEPEPQPPNNASSAPLPPPMCHRKRSPTPLYSDGDIDWAAGPDVGITGNLPDWSVIDEQFGSGTPALRPAEPEVIKAPPRKSPRVAVTAASAALFGGSMPDWPLDEFFGFTEFNSGFGFAENGTSKADSGKLSSPNRRSMSSSSSGNATQNAQDFFGQVPEVHWSRSTMPELPSPPTASGLHWQGDPHYGPASDSGAVFVPDICSPENPFRCFTAGADQQLKRRRRC, from the exons ATGAAGGTGCTCTGCTCTGCGTGCGAGGCCCCCGAGGCGCGCGTACTCTGCTGCGCCGACGAGGCCGCCCTCTGCGCGCGCTGCGACCGCGACGTGCACGACGCCAACCGCCTCGCCGGCAAGCACCACCGCCTGCCCCTCCTCTCCGCCGCCTCCAACCCGCCCGCCGTGTCCGCGCCAAACTGTGACATATGCCAG GAGGGCCACGCCTACTTCTTCTGCGTGGAGGACCGCGCGCTGCTCTGCCGGAGCTGCGACGTCGCCGTGCACACCGCCAACGCCTTCGTCTCCGCGCACCGGAGGTTCCTCCTCACCGGCGTCCAGGTCAGTCTCGAGCCCGACGAACAAGAAGAACCAGTGCCAGAGCCGGAGCCCGAGCCGCAACCGCCCAACAACGCCTCGTCGGCTCCCCTGCCACCGCCGATGTGCCACAGGAAGAGGAGCCCGACGCCGCTCTACAGCGACGGAGATATCGACTGGGCGGCCGGCCCGGACGTCGGCATCACCGGGAACTTGCCCGACTGGTCGGTCATCGATGAGCAGTTCGGCAGCGGTACCCCGGCGTTGAGGCCCGCGGAGCCGGAGGTAATCAAAGCCCCTCCGAGGAAGAGTCCCCGGGTGGCCGTCACGGCGGCGAGCGCGGCACTTTTTGGCGGGAGCATGCCGGACTGGCCGCTGGACGAGTTCTTCGGGTTCACCGAGTTCAACTCCGGCTTCGGATTCGCAGAAAATGGCACGTCCAAG GCCGACAGCGGGAAGCTCAGCTCGCCGAACCGCCGTTcgatgtcgtcgtcctcctccggcAACGCCACCCAAAACGCGCAAGATTTCTTCGGCCAGGTGCCGGAGGTCCACTGGTCGAGGTCGACCATGCCGGAGCTCCCCTCCCCGCCCACGGCCTCAGGCCTCCACTGGCAGGGAGACCCGCACTACGGCCCTGCCTCCGACTCCGGGGCCGTGTTCGTGCCCGACATCTGCTCCCCGGAGAACCCCTTCCGGTGCTTCACGGCCGGCGCCGATCAGCAGCTCAAGCGCCGGCGGCGATGCTAA